From Macrobrachium rosenbergii isolate ZJJX-2024 chromosome 55, ASM4041242v1, whole genome shotgun sequence, a single genomic window includes:
- the LOC136835817 gene encoding uncharacterized protein — protein sequence MLSALAFVPVHAVIGAFEELCDSDAIPLEAQPVVDYMEDTWIGRPDRRLVRRPPQFPHKMWNVYQAVLEDLPKTNNSVEGWHRGFEAQLTSYHPNIWKFVECIKQEQTLSNAKIEQYLAGQEPPLKKRKYRDSAKRIKRVVLNYDASEPVIDYLRGLAHNISF from the coding sequence ATGCTATCGGCTCTAGCATTTGTTCCTGTTCATGCAGTCATAGGAGCATTTGAAGAGTTATGTGATAGTGATGCCATACCTCTTGAAGCACAACCAGTTGTCGATTACATGGAGGATACTTGGATAGGTCGGCCTGATCGAAGACTAGTACGTCGACCGCCTCAGTTTCCACATAAAATGTGGAATGTGTATCAAGCCGTTTTGGAAGATCTACCTAAAACCAACAACTCAGTCGAGGGCTGGCATCGGGGTTTTGAGGCACAGCTCACATCTTACCATCCTAACATTTGGAAGTTTGTGGAGTGCATCAAACAGGAACAAACATTGAGCAATGCCAAAATTGAACAATACCTTGCGGGACAAGAGCCCCCTTTGAAAAAGCGGAAATACCGTGACTCTGCCAAACGGATAAAGAGAGTTGTATTGAACTATGATGCTAGTGAGCCTGTCATTGACTACTTGAGGGGCTTAGCGCATAACATCtctttttaa